One region of Vitis vinifera cultivar Pinot Noir 40024 chromosome 1, ASM3070453v1 genomic DNA includes:
- the LOC100256731 gene encoding transcription factor PRE6, with translation MSSRRSRSRQPGVSRISDDQIADLVSKLQQLIPEIRNRRSDKVSASKVLQETCNYIRNLHREVDDLSDRLSALLASTDTDSDQAAIIRSLLM, from the exons ATGTCAAGCAGGAGATCGCGTTCAAGACAGCCAGGAGTTTCGAGGATAAGTGACGATCAGATTGCTGATCTCGTGTCCAAGTTACAGCAGCTTATTCCTGAGATTCGCAATAGGCGCTCCGACAAG GTATCGGCTTCTAAAGTCTTGCAGGAGACTTGCAACTATATTAGAAATTTGCATAGAGAGGTGGATGACCTAAGCGATCGATTGTCTGCGCTTTTGGCTTCCACCGACACGGATAGCGATCAGGCTGCCATAATTAGGAGCTTACTCATGTAA